A single genomic interval of Acidovorax sp. 1608163 harbors:
- a CDS encoding tannase/feruloyl esterase family alpha/beta hydrolase → MTSPTFHASALRSPGRALLARNAAGTALAVVAALALSACGGGSGGTPSPSARPLAEACPTYRPAALPGGAKVTATEVRKSNGSLPDVCIVRGEIVSSADSTIHWAVELPSGSLWNGKTLTIGGGGFDGFIPTDDVFYQQLVGPSANPYVKISSDSGHGPAGFSWGSSDVALRNHAFEANHLVLEVGTAMATDFYGKRPVRRYHMGHSNGGRSALAATQRYPKDYDGVIAMEPAISQQAHQVNLGPTVLKHIFSKPENWLSAEKVALYAKAETAACDALDGLKDGIIGNVAACNYVPTELLCTGAENDTCLTAGQIESIRLIYADHDTPVTLSRGARGYPRYGRGGASTSDWKDYMFGNSFAARDSFNFMAAQEAARLVEGNPKLSLLDHDPTRFPSQYLRLAEMIDSTNPDISAFADNGGKLLIWYGLADACVSVYRTADYFESMKQQVGATKARGFARMLTSPSVGHNLDGAGTDPLSIDLLTALDSWVEKQTAPDKLVATKFAAGSKTPVLQRPVCEFPQFPRYNGTGDPAKAESFSCSAT, encoded by the coding sequence ATGACTTCCCCCACCTTTCACGCGTCTGCGTTGCGCTCGCCGGGCAGGGCCTTGCTGGCACGCAACGCTGCGGGCACAGCGCTGGCTGTTGTGGCCGCGCTGGCCTTGAGCGCCTGCGGCGGCGGCAGCGGCGGCACGCCATCGCCCTCTGCCCGCCCTCTGGCCGAAGCCTGCCCCACCTACCGCCCGGCTGCATTGCCCGGCGGTGCCAAGGTCACGGCCACGGAGGTCCGCAAATCCAACGGCAGCCTGCCAGACGTGTGCATCGTGCGTGGCGAAATCGTTTCGTCGGCCGATTCCACCATCCACTGGGCGGTGGAGCTGCCCAGCGGCAGCCTGTGGAATGGCAAAACGCTCACCATCGGGGGCGGCGGGTTCGATGGCTTCATCCCCACGGACGATGTGTTCTACCAGCAGCTCGTCGGCCCATCGGCCAACCCTTACGTCAAGATCAGCTCGGACTCGGGGCACGGGCCAGCAGGCTTCTCATGGGGCTCTAGCGACGTAGCGCTGCGCAACCATGCGTTTGAAGCCAACCACCTGGTGCTGGAAGTGGGCACGGCGATGGCGACCGACTTCTACGGAAAACGGCCTGTGCGCCGCTATCACATGGGGCATTCCAACGGCGGCCGATCGGCCCTGGCCGCGACCCAGCGCTACCCCAAGGATTACGACGGCGTGATCGCCATGGAGCCCGCCATCAGCCAGCAGGCGCACCAGGTCAACCTGGGGCCTACGGTGCTCAAGCACATCTTTTCCAAACCCGAGAATTGGCTGAGCGCTGAGAAGGTCGCCCTGTATGCCAAGGCCGAGACGGCGGCCTGCGATGCACTCGATGGCCTCAAGGACGGCATCATCGGCAATGTGGCGGCGTGTAACTACGTGCCTACCGAGCTGCTGTGCACCGGGGCCGAAAACGATACGTGCCTGACGGCTGGACAGATCGAATCCATCCGCCTGATCTACGCCGACCACGACACACCTGTCACGCTCTCGCGGGGCGCACGGGGTTACCCCCGTTATGGGCGGGGTGGTGCTTCCACGTCAGACTGGAAGGACTACATGTTCGGCAACAGCTTTGCCGCACGGGATTCGTTCAACTTCATGGCGGCGCAAGAGGCCGCGCGCCTGGTGGAGGGCAACCCCAAGCTCAGCCTGCTCGACCACGACCCGACCCGCTTCCCGTCGCAGTACCTGCGGCTGGCCGAGATGATCGATTCGACCAACCCCGATATCTCTGCCTTCGCGGACAACGGCGGCAAGCTGCTCATCTGGTACGGCCTGGCCGATGCTTGCGTATCGGTGTACCGCACGGCCGACTATTTTGAGTCGATGAAGCAACAGGTGGGCGCCACCAAGGCACGGGGCTTTGCGCGCATGCTCACCTCACCATCCGTGGGCCACAACCTGGATGGTGCAGGCACCGACCCGCTCTCCATCGACCTGCTCACGGCCCTGGACAGCTGGGTAGAAAAGCAGACCGCGCCCGACAAGCTGGTGGCCACCAAGTTTGCTGCGGGCAGCAAGACGCCTGTGCTGCAGCGCCCGGTGTGCGAGTTCCCGCAGTTCCCGCGCTACAACGGCACGGGAGACCCCGCCAAGGCAGAGAGCTTTAGCTGCTCTGCCACCTGA
- a CDS encoding TonB-dependent siderophore receptor, whose product MTTFTTHRPALTAVAHATLALLCACAAQAQAQSAPTPAADKALPSVTINAAAEGGETATGPVTGFVAKRALSATKTDTPLLETPQAISVITRDEMEAQGAQTLRQTTAYTTGVVSNYFDSRQDSFSARGNDLSQYLDGLLRQTGYWNDTRPDPYTLERVEVLRGPSSVLYGKGTVGGVLALTTKKPLAETQREVQIELGNHHRKQIAADLTGTIDKDGEWLYRLVAVGRDSDTQVDYVKDDRVVIAPSLTWKPNAATSLTLQATHQRDKSGSLIGFFPWQGTLLPNTYGQIPTSRFNGEPGWDAYNASSDAIGYQFSHQLNDSWTLRQNLRRTVSDVDYKTLWTSFSPRPVFTADNRTVQRDANWHLGNVRMLLVDTQLQGKQQWGATEHNLLMGMDVQRVRSGASDWFQSNAADLDLYNPVYGNFTPPTAADLTLQPSVSERQLGFYAQDQIRWNAWTFTLGLRHDKARSATDDSPEASTEDKAWSKRAGATYQLGNGWAPYVSYAESFLPVGGVDFYGKPYKPTRGKQWEAGVKWQPAGQGISAYAALYQLRETNRKTNDPANPMNSLQVGEAKVRGLEAEVKASLARHWDVSLGYAYTDARISRSNDGDQGQRLESVPKHTASAWLSHRFANAGRTGWTVGAGVRYTGSQSSSSGTYAISTPASTIADAMLAYDAGDWRVAFNVVNLTDKVQITQCLARGDCFYGQARTYTLTSTYRF is encoded by the coding sequence ATGACCACATTCACCACCCATCGGCCCGCGCTGACTGCCGTGGCGCATGCCACCTTGGCGCTGCTGTGCGCCTGCGCAGCGCAGGCGCAGGCGCAAAGCGCTCCAACACCGGCCGCCGACAAAGCCCTGCCCTCGGTCACCATCAATGCCGCAGCCGAAGGGGGCGAAACCGCTACCGGCCCGGTCACCGGCTTTGTGGCCAAGCGGGCCCTCAGCGCCACCAAGACCGACACGCCGCTGCTGGAAACCCCGCAGGCCATCAGCGTCATCACGCGCGACGAGATGGAGGCGCAAGGCGCGCAAACGCTGCGCCAGACCACGGCGTACACCACCGGGGTGGTGTCCAACTATTTCGACAGCCGCCAGGACTCGTTCTCGGCACGGGGCAACGACCTGTCGCAGTACCTGGACGGGCTGCTGCGACAGACCGGCTACTGGAACGACACCCGCCCCGACCCCTACACGCTGGAGCGGGTCGAGGTGCTGCGCGGGCCATCGTCCGTGCTGTACGGCAAAGGCACCGTGGGCGGTGTGCTGGCGCTCACCACCAAGAAGCCCCTGGCCGAAACCCAACGCGAAGTACAGATCGAACTGGGCAACCACCACCGCAAGCAAATCGCCGCGGACCTGACCGGGACCATCGACAAGGACGGTGAGTGGCTCTATCGCCTGGTGGCCGTGGGGCGCGACAGCGACACCCAGGTGGACTACGTCAAGGACGACCGGGTGGTGATTGCCCCATCGCTCACCTGGAAGCCCAACGCCGCCACGTCGCTCACGCTGCAGGCCACCCACCAGCGCGACAAAAGCGGCTCGCTCATCGGCTTCTTTCCGTGGCAAGGCACGTTGCTGCCCAACACCTACGGCCAGATTCCGACCTCCCGCTTCAATGGCGAGCCGGGCTGGGATGCCTACAACGCCAGCAGTGACGCGATTGGCTACCAGTTCAGCCACCAGTTGAACGACAGCTGGACGCTGCGCCAGAACCTGCGCCGCACGGTCAGCGATGTGGACTACAAGACGCTGTGGACCAGCTTCTCTCCGCGCCCCGTGTTCACGGCAGACAACCGCACCGTCCAGCGCGATGCCAACTGGCACCTGGGCAACGTGCGCATGCTGCTGGTAGACACCCAACTACAAGGCAAGCAGCAGTGGGGCGCCACCGAGCACAACCTGCTCATGGGCATGGACGTGCAGCGCGTGCGCTCGGGTGCATCAGACTGGTTCCAGTCCAACGCGGCCGACCTGGACCTCTACAACCCCGTGTACGGCAACTTCACTCCGCCCACGGCGGCAGACCTGACCCTGCAGCCCAGCGTGAGCGAGCGCCAGCTGGGCTTCTATGCCCAAGACCAGATTCGCTGGAACGCCTGGACCTTCACACTCGGCCTGCGCCACGACAAGGCCCGCTCTGCCACCGATGACAGCCCCGAGGCATCGACCGAAGACAAGGCCTGGAGCAAGCGCGCAGGCGCCACCTACCAACTGGGCAACGGCTGGGCGCCGTACGTGAGCTACGCGGAGTCATTCCTGCCGGTTGGAGGCGTTGACTTCTACGGCAAGCCCTACAAACCCACACGCGGCAAACAATGGGAGGCTGGCGTGAAGTGGCAGCCCGCAGGCCAGGGCATCAGCGCCTACGCAGCCCTGTACCAATTGCGCGAAACCAACCGCAAGACCAACGACCCCGCCAACCCCATGAACAGCCTGCAAGTGGGCGAAGCCAAGGTGCGCGGCCTGGAGGCCGAAGTCAAGGCCAGCCTGGCGCGCCATTGGGATGTGAGCCTGGGCTACGCCTACACCGATGCCCGCATCTCGCGCAGCAACGACGGTGACCAGGGCCAGCGGCTGGAGAGCGTGCCAAAACACACTGCATCGGCCTGGCTTTCACACCGCTTTGCCAACGCAGGCCGCACCGGCTGGACGGTGGGCGCAGGCGTGCGCTACACCGGCTCACAGTCAAGCAGCAGCGGCACGTATGCCATCAGCACCCCGGCCTCCACCATCGCCGACGCCATGCTCGCCTACGACGCTGGCGACTGGCGCGTGGCCTTCAATGTGGTGAATCTGACCGACAAGGTGCAGATCACCCAATGCCTGGCCCGTGGGGACTGCTTCTATGGGCAGGCGCGGACGTATACGCTGACGTCGACCTACCGGTTTTGA
- a CDS encoding DUF4198 domain-containing protein, whose protein sequence is MNQPLNTRTPGLARNLLAAALLATTGLAAQAHQVWLENSGGQAKLHFGEYNDNLRETSPGLLDKFKGVPVLEQSVAGAKQRVEGQLTKEAFTYTAAANAETLFADAAYPVIDRTKANLPALLWKPTARWVASLAQPVAPTAALDLVPTGKPGQLKVVFNGAPLPKAKVELVSPSGWAREATSGDDGTVTFALPWKGQYVAEVKHSDKTPGEAQGQKYGEVSHLITLSFVQAEGMASPAMPAAHAH, encoded by the coding sequence ATGAACCAACCTTTGAACACCCGCACCCCAGGCCTGGCCCGTAACCTGCTGGCCGCCGCCCTGCTGGCCACCACCGGCCTGGCCGCACAAGCCCACCAAGTGTGGCTGGAGAACTCTGGCGGCCAAGCCAAGCTGCACTTTGGCGAATACAACGACAACCTGCGCGAAACCTCGCCCGGCCTGCTCGACAAGTTCAAGGGCGTGCCGGTGCTGGAGCAATCAGTCGCAGGCGCCAAGCAGCGCGTGGAAGGCCAGCTCACCAAAGAAGCCTTCACCTACACCGCCGCTGCGAATGCCGAGACACTGTTTGCCGACGCCGCCTACCCCGTGATCGACCGCACCAAGGCCAACCTGCCCGCACTGCTGTGGAAACCCACTGCCCGCTGGGTGGCCAGCCTGGCCCAGCCCGTGGCCCCCACCGCCGCGCTGGACCTGGTGCCCACCGGCAAGCCCGGTCAGCTCAAGGTGGTGTTCAACGGCGCCCCGCTGCCCAAGGCCAAAGTCGAGCTGGTGTCCCCATCAGGCTGGGCGCGCGAAGCCACCAGCGGCGACGACGGCACCGTCACCTTCGCCCTGCCCTGGAAGGGCCAGTACGTGGCCGAGGTCAAGCACAGCGACAAAACCCCTGGCGAGGCCCAGGGCCAGAAGTACGGCGAAGTGAGCCACCTCATCACGCTGAGCTTTGTGCAAGCCGAAGGCATGGCATCGCCAGCGATGCCTGCGGCCCACGCGCACTGA
- a CDS encoding TonB-dependent siderophore receptor encodes MIHPHFLRTAVAHAVMLAMCGTAWAQTSTTPAAHTAEAPTAAPSLRQVDVVDSTAGAAATPARRAQSSSRLGLSVLETPRSVSVIDNALLEQQMATTERDVLRNASGVSARSEYYGSYSQFAIRGLWANNTYNFLRDGAKFVHLLDPPLFNIERVEVIKGPAALEFGQVAPGGLVNYVSKRPQADPLRTVKIGAGSDGWRSAEFDLTDPLNADGTLRYRLDGGASRGGSFVDGNTPHKQGVAGSLEWQITPDTVWRAQAETQSADGISTSGLAVPDPKNPRSADALPVGAFYGEPWLKTDGHLRFYSTELQHRFSDQVEARVHLSRNETFRNVNIVSPMGPVTNGRVARTYWMAPGQKYTSDTALAELRAQLQTGAVKHTLLAGVDWRTISGFYGARTSGNLGSIDLYNPIAGLVPPVASTGVGKLSSDARNTGVFVQDRMVWGDFGLLLGLRHDQFKDVYTTPITDVSKTQPSAALSWQVQPGSMLYASHARSFQANSGTLLWGDRAAPPSEGKQFEVGWKQEWLGQRLMTTVSAFDLEFTNAPAADPEHTGYSVLTARQRIKGVELELQGRISPGWTVTAQTSFLDPKVLTDTTAGANVGNRIQQATRRTASLWTQYRVPQLPGLWVGGGLVHQGDKFTANDNKWRLPGYTVVDLAMGYQFAGGVRLQANLKNAGNRRYYIDGTTTAAGFGAVVPGQPRSLQVSLDYTF; translated from the coding sequence ATGATTCACCCCCATTTCTTGCGCACGGCCGTAGCCCACGCCGTGATGCTCGCCATGTGCGGCACAGCCTGGGCACAGACCAGCACAACGCCCGCTGCCCACACTGCAGAAGCCCCCACGGCAGCGCCCTCTTTGCGCCAAGTGGACGTGGTCGACTCCACGGCGGGCGCAGCGGCCACGCCTGCGCGGCGCGCGCAAAGCAGCTCGCGCCTGGGCCTGTCGGTGCTGGAGACGCCGCGCTCGGTCAGCGTGATCGACAACGCGCTGCTGGAGCAGCAGATGGCGACCACCGAGCGCGACGTGCTGCGCAACGCTTCGGGCGTTTCTGCGCGCAGCGAGTACTACGGCTCGTACTCGCAGTTCGCCATCCGGGGGCTGTGGGCCAACAACACCTACAACTTCCTGCGCGACGGCGCCAAGTTCGTCCACCTGCTGGACCCGCCGCTGTTCAATATCGAACGTGTCGAGGTCATCAAGGGGCCTGCCGCGCTGGAGTTCGGCCAGGTCGCACCGGGCGGCCTCGTCAACTACGTGAGCAAGCGCCCCCAGGCCGACCCACTGCGCACCGTGAAGATCGGTGCAGGCAGCGATGGCTGGCGCAGCGCCGAGTTCGACCTCACAGACCCGCTCAACGCCGATGGCACGCTGCGCTACCGGCTGGATGGCGGCGCCAGCCGGGGCGGCAGTTTTGTGGATGGCAATACCCCGCACAAACAGGGCGTGGCGGGCAGCCTGGAGTGGCAGATCACGCCCGACACTGTCTGGCGCGCGCAGGCGGAGACCCAAAGCGCCGACGGCATCTCCACCTCGGGGCTGGCCGTGCCCGACCCCAAGAACCCACGCAGCGCCGATGCGCTACCGGTGGGCGCGTTCTACGGCGAGCCATGGTTGAAGACCGACGGCCATCTGCGCTTTTACTCCACCGAGCTGCAGCACCGTTTTTCAGACCAGGTGGAAGCGCGTGTGCACTTGTCGCGCAACGAAACCTTTCGCAACGTGAACATCGTCTCGCCCATGGGCCCGGTGACCAACGGCCGGGTGGCGCGCACCTACTGGATGGCGCCGGGACAAAAATACACGTCGGACACTGCGCTGGCCGAGCTGCGCGCTCAGCTGCAAACCGGCGCCGTGAAGCACACGCTGCTGGCGGGTGTGGACTGGCGCACCATCTCTGGCTTTTACGGCGCGCGCACCTCGGGCAATCTGGGCAGCATCGACCTGTACAACCCCATCGCAGGTCTGGTGCCGCCCGTGGCCTCCACCGGCGTGGGCAAGCTCTCCTCCGACGCCCGCAACACCGGTGTTTTCGTGCAAGACCGCATGGTGTGGGGCGACTTCGGCTTGCTGCTGGGCCTGCGGCATGACCAGTTCAAGGACGTATACACCACCCCCATCACCGACGTGAGCAAGACCCAGCCCAGCGCCGCGCTGAGCTGGCAAGTGCAACCCGGCAGCATGCTGTACGCCAGCCATGCACGCTCCTTCCAGGCCAACTCGGGCACGCTGCTGTGGGGCGACCGCGCCGCGCCGCCGTCCGAAGGCAAACAGTTCGAAGTGGGCTGGAAGCAAGAGTGGCTGGGGCAGCGCCTGATGACCACGGTCTCGGCATTTGACCTGGAGTTCACCAACGCCCCCGCCGCCGATCCGGAACACACGGGCTACTCCGTGCTCACGGCACGCCAGCGCATCAAAGGCGTAGAGCTGGAGCTGCAAGGCCGCATCAGCCCCGGCTGGACGGTCACCGCCCAGACCAGCTTCCTGGACCCCAAGGTGCTGACCGACACCACGGCCGGCGCCAACGTAGGCAACCGCATCCAGCAGGCCACGCGCCGCACCGCATCGCTGTGGACGCAGTACCGCGTGCCGCAACTGCCAGGCCTATGGGTCGGTGGTGGCCTGGTGCACCAGGGCGACAAATTCACCGCCAACGACAACAAATGGCGCCTGCCCGGCTACACCGTGGTGGACCTGGCGATGGGCTACCAGTTCGCAGGCGGCGTGCGGCTGCAAGCCAACCTGAAAAACGCAGGCAACCGGCGCTACTACATAGACGGCACCACCACGGCCGCAGGGTTTGGCGCCGTGGTACCCGGCCAGCCGCGCAGCCTGCAGGTGTCGCTGGACTACACGTTCTGA
- a CDS encoding helix-turn-helix transcriptional regulator: MPPTVGSAPRPQRWLHAPPLPPLQALSASLLDLTALAHQTPPQQMLHDALHLLQRLVPFDSAWWGEVSAGNAQAAPRNWLHGSIGLSQRFAQEWNALAAGDEFARMSMERLGEVICENGPDAPGAIPPELEAFCRRHGLFHCMAITVELPGSGMMFFVSVYRPPQGPPFSGQEAELFGEFVAHLLCHWRHALQRLQALPSAHPWDGHALAEPDGNLLYVGLRLGQALHQAHPQWFGPALPAALHAGLCKLPGTVALGKSTRLRFEACGPLVLISLVVRQPGSAQPPSQSPLAPRELGAATLYAHGHSYKDIALALGLSPATVRTYLRSAYGLLGVRNKVELVSALRK; encoded by the coding sequence ATGCCCCCCACCGTTGGCAGCGCACCCCGCCCACAGCGTTGGCTGCACGCGCCGCCCCTGCCACCCTTGCAAGCCCTCAGCGCCAGCCTGCTGGATCTGACGGCACTGGCCCATCAAACTCCGCCGCAGCAGATGCTGCACGACGCGCTGCACCTGTTGCAGCGGCTGGTGCCGTTTGATTCAGCATGGTGGGGCGAAGTGTCCGCAGGCAATGCACAGGCTGCGCCGCGCAACTGGTTGCATGGCAGCATCGGCCTGAGCCAGCGGTTTGCCCAGGAGTGGAACGCGCTGGCGGCGGGCGATGAGTTTGCGCGCATGTCCATGGAGCGCCTGGGTGAGGTCATCTGCGAGAACGGCCCGGATGCGCCCGGCGCCATCCCCCCGGAGCTGGAAGCCTTCTGCCGCCGCCACGGCCTGTTCCACTGCATGGCCATCACGGTGGAACTGCCGGGCAGTGGGATGATGTTCTTCGTCTCTGTTTACCGTCCACCGCAAGGCCCGCCGTTCTCGGGGCAGGAGGCAGAGTTATTTGGAGAGTTTGTTGCCCACCTGCTGTGCCACTGGCGCCATGCGTTGCAGCGCCTGCAGGCGCTGCCATCGGCCCACCCGTGGGATGGCCATGCGCTGGCCGAGCCAGATGGCAATTTGCTTTACGTGGGTTTGCGCCTGGGGCAGGCGCTGCACCAGGCCCACCCGCAGTGGTTCGGCCCCGCACTGCCTGCCGCCTTGCATGCGGGGCTGTGCAAGCTACCTGGCACCGTGGCGCTGGGCAAGAGCACCCGGCTGCGGTTTGAGGCCTGTGGCCCGTTGGTCCTCATCAGCTTGGTGGTGCGCCAGCCGGGCAGTGCGCAGCCACCGTCGCAGTCGCCTTTGGCACCGCGTGAGCTGGGTGCGGCCACGCTGTATGCGCACGGGCATTCGTACAAAGACATTGCGCTGGCACTGGGCTTGTCACCCGCCACCGTGCGCACCTATCTGCGCAGTGCCTACGGCCTGCTGGGCGTGCGCAACAAGGTCGAGCTGGTGAGCGCCCTGCGCAAATAG
- a CDS encoding TonB-dependent siderophore receptor, whose amino-acid sequence MTPCTTLCRTAIAQAALLALCGAAYAQTASDATAPSAEKALAPVTVNANGGKENPTGPVTGFVAKRALSATKTDTPLLETPQAISVITRDQMEAQGVQTLRQATAYTAGAVSNYFDSRVDSFKARGSDVSQYQDGLLRSYGTYNTSRPDPYTLERVEFLRGPTSVLYGQGSVGGVLNLSSKRPQAEPLREVQVQLGNYSRKQIATDLTGALDQEGQWLYRLVAVGRDSGSQVDHVDDNRVVLMPSLTWKPNAATSLTLQGLHQKDKSGSLIGFFPWQGTQLPNRYGQIPTNTFISEPGWDAYDTTNNSWGYLFSHQFNSDWTLRQNLRRTVSEVDYRTLYTSFAANAAAGRPARPVFNSDGRTVVRDAVWQFNTGRMLLIDTQLEGKLKAGSTEHNLLTGIDIQRNHTGQSVWRGLASSIDVYNPVYGNFTPPTASQLVRQPNVEQKQLGFYAQDQIKWGRWTATLGLRHDSAQTETEGRPAAAVDDKVWTKRAGVTYQMDGGWAPYAGYSESFQPLGGVDVYGTAYKPQRGEQWEAGVKWQPPGQGISAFAAVYTLREKNRKTSDPSNPLNSLQIGEVKVNGFETEVQASLARQWDFTLAYAYTDAKISRSNAGDQGLPVASVPKHTASAWLSHRFAAEGRGGWTVGAGVRYTGSQWSGTTAISAPAATIADAMLAYDAGDWRLAFNVANLTDKVQITQCQARGDCFYGQARTYTLTSTYRF is encoded by the coding sequence ATGACCCCATGCACCACCCTGTGCCGCACGGCCATCGCACAAGCCGCCCTGCTTGCCCTGTGCGGCGCAGCCTACGCACAAACGGCCAGCGATGCTACGGCCCCGTCGGCAGAGAAGGCCTTGGCCCCCGTTACGGTCAATGCCAACGGGGGAAAAGAGAACCCCACCGGTCCCGTCACCGGCTTTGTGGCCAAGCGCGCCTTGAGCGCCACCAAGACCGACACGCCCTTGCTGGAAACCCCACAGGCCATCAGCGTGATCACCCGCGACCAGATGGAAGCCCAAGGCGTGCAAACCCTGCGCCAGGCCACGGCCTACACGGCGGGTGCCGTGTCCAACTACTTCGACAGCCGCGTGGACAGCTTCAAGGCACGGGGCAGTGACGTGAGCCAGTACCAAGACGGGCTGCTGCGCAGCTACGGCACCTACAACACCAGCCGCCCCGACCCTTACACGCTGGAGCGGGTGGAATTTTTGCGCGGCCCCACCTCGGTGCTGTACGGCCAGGGCAGCGTGGGCGGGGTGCTCAACCTCAGCAGCAAGCGGCCCCAGGCCGAGCCATTGCGCGAAGTGCAAGTGCAGCTGGGCAACTACAGCCGCAAGCAAATCGCCACCGACCTCACGGGTGCACTCGACCAGGAAGGCCAGTGGCTCTACCGCCTGGTGGCCGTGGGCCGCGACAGCGGCAGCCAGGTCGACCATGTGGACGACAACCGCGTGGTGCTGATGCCCTCACTCACCTGGAAGCCCAACGCCGCCACCTCGCTCACGCTGCAAGGCTTGCACCAAAAGGACAAGAGTGGCTCGCTGATCGGCTTCTTCCCCTGGCAAGGTACGCAACTGCCCAACCGGTATGGGCAAATCCCCACCAACACCTTCATCAGCGAACCGGGCTGGGACGCCTACGACACCACCAACAACTCCTGGGGCTACCTCTTCAGCCACCAGTTCAACAGCGACTGGACCCTGCGCCAGAACCTGCGCCGCACCGTGAGCGAGGTGGACTACCGCACCCTGTACACCAGCTTCGCGGCCAACGCCGCTGCAGGCCGCCCCGCTCGCCCTGTGTTCAACAGCGATGGCCGCACCGTGGTGCGCGATGCGGTCTGGCAATTCAACACCGGCCGCATGCTGCTCATCGACACACAGCTCGAAGGCAAGCTCAAGGCAGGCAGCACCGAGCACAACCTGCTCACCGGCATCGATATCCAGCGCAACCACACAGGCCAGTCGGTCTGGCGTGGTCTCGCATCGTCCATCGATGTCTACAACCCTGTGTATGGCAACTTCACGCCCCCCACGGCATCGCAACTGGTGCGCCAGCCCAACGTGGAGCAAAAGCAGCTGGGCTTTTACGCGCAAGACCAGATCAAATGGGGCCGCTGGACTGCCACGCTGGGCCTGCGCCACGACAGCGCCCAGACCGAAACCGAAGGCCGCCCTGCCGCAGCCGTGGACGACAAGGTCTGGACCAAGCGCGCGGGCGTTACCTACCAGATGGATGGCGGCTGGGCACCGTACGCGGGCTACTCCGAATCCTTCCAGCCCCTGGGCGGCGTGGACGTGTATGGCACAGCCTACAAGCCCCAGCGCGGCGAGCAGTGGGAGGCTGGCGTGAAGTGGCAGCCGCCGGGCCAGGGCATCAGCGCCTTTGCCGCGGTGTACACCCTGCGCGAGAAGAACCGCAAGACCAGCGACCCCAGCAACCCGCTCAACAGCCTGCAGATTGGCGAGGTGAAGGTCAATGGCTTTGAAACCGAAGTGCAGGCCAGCCTGGCCCGCCAGTGGGACTTCACCCTGGCCTATGCCTACACCGACGCCAAGATCAGCCGCAGCAATGCAGGCGACCAGGGCCTGCCCGTGGCCAGTGTGCCCAAGCACACCGCATCGGCCTGGCTGAGCCACCGCTTTGCCGCCGAAGGCCGTGGCGGCTGGACGGTGGGGGCAGGCGTGCGCTACACCGGTTCGCAATGGAGCGGCACCACCGCCATCAGTGCACCGGCAGCCACCATTGCCGACGCCATGCTCGCCTACGACGCAGGCGACTGGCGCCTGGCCTTCAACGTGGCGAACCTGACCGACAAGGTGCAGATCACCCAGTGCCAAGCGCGCGGGGATTGCTTCTATGGGCAGGCGCGCACCTACACGCTGACGTCGACCTACCGCTTCTGA